ACTGGAAGACGGTGATCGCCGAGGGCGGCGACACGCTCGTAGACATCAACGTCATCAACAACAAGTTCGTCGCCAACTACTTGCACGACGCGCACACCGTGGTGAAGGTGTTCGACGTGAAGGGAAAACTCGAGCGCGAGATCCAGCTTCCCAGCATCGGCACCGCCGCCGGGTTTCCAGGAAAGCGGGGCGATAAAGAAACCTTCTTCTCCTACACCAGCTACACCACGCCGCTGAGCATTTATCGGCTGGACATGGCCACGCTGAAGAGCGAGGTCTTCCGCCAGCCGAAGGTGGCCTTCGACTCCAACGCCTACGAGACCAAGCAGATCTTCTACCCCTCGAAGGACGGTACCAAGGTGCCGATGTTCATCAGCGCAAAAAAAGGGACGAAGCTCGACGGCCAGAATCCCACGCTGCTTTACGGCTACGGCGGTTTCAACATCTCGCTGACGCCCACGTTCTCGGTGGCGAACCTGGTGTGGATGGAGATGGGCGGGGTCTACGCGGTGCCCAACCTGCGCGGGGGCGGCGAATATGGCAAGGCGTGGCATGAGGGCGGCATGAAGGCGAACAAGCAGAACGTGTTCGACGACTTCATCGCCGCAGCCGAGTGGCTCATCGCCAACCACTACACTTCCACGCCCAAGCTCGCCATCTACGGCGGTTCGAACGGCGGATTGCTGGTGGGCGCGGCCGAGACGCAGCGTCCCGAGCTCTTTGGCGCGGCGATGCCCGCGGTGGGCGTGATGGACATGCTGCGCTTCCACAAGTTCACCATCGGCTGGGGATGGGTATCGGACTACGGCTCGCCGGATGAGCCGGAGGCGTTCGCGTACATCCGCAAGTACTCGCCGCTGCATAACATCAAGCCGGGCGTGGCGTATCCGCCCACCTTCATCACCACCGCCGATCACGATGACCGCGTCGTTCCCGGACACAGCTTCAAGTACGCGGCCACGCTGCAGGCGGCGCAGGGTGGACTGGCGCCGATCCTGATCCGCATCGAGACGCGCGCCGGTCACGGCGGCGGCAGGCCGACCACGAAGATCATCGAGGAGAATGCCGACCGCTTCGGATTCCTCGTCCACGTGCTCGGCATGGAAGAGCAGGTGGCGGGAATGCGGGCGAGCAACTAAGCACTGCACACATCGGAAGGCGGGCTCGCGCCCAGGGTCGCCGCAACGCGGTCGCCTCGTCCGCCGCGGCGAGCGCTCACCCGCACCCCACCGTGCATTTGCTTCCGCCCACTTCAAAGCACTACAACTTAGGGCCATGGGACACGAGACGCGAGGCTTTTTGCTCGACGGCAAATGGATCTCCGACCGCAAGCCGGCCGAGGTGCGCTCGCCCTACGACCAGTCGGTCATCGATACGGTGGCGCAAGCGACGCGCGCGGATGCCGAGGCAGGTATCGCCGCCGCGGTCCGCGCCTTTGAGGTCACGCGCAAGCTGCCGGCATACGAACGGCAGCGCGTGCTGCGCAAGGTCGCAGAGCTGATTCGCGCGC
This DNA window, taken from Acidobacteriota bacterium, encodes the following:
- a CDS encoding prolyl oligopeptidase family serine peptidase, coding for MTHRPKALRTTFPWFIFITALSLVLPLGTLLAQQPQPVALSGNPGGNPVGKLAYPEAKKTDVVNEYHGTKVADPYEWLEDTNSAATKAWVEAENKVTFGYLEQIPVRAKIKARMTKLWDYERYTVPRLEGGRYFYSKNNGLQNQNVIYTQQSLTGDPTLLLDPNKMSSDGTVALSQYAISDDGKLMVYGVQTAGSDWVEWKVKEVASGKDLPDHVQWSKFSGASWTKDGSGFFYSGYDEPKGATALTGANYFQKLYFHKMGTEQKDDALVYERRDQKEWGFDGEVTDDGRYLVVGVYQGTEPKNRVYYKDLNDKTAKVAPLLDDFDARYEFIDNDGPIFWFRTDSAAPRYRVIAVDTRNPGGKNWKTVIAEGGDTLVDINVINNKFVANYLHDAHTVVKVFDVKGKLEREIQLPSIGTAAGFPGKRGDKETFFSYTSYTTPLSIYRLDMATLKSEVFRQPKVAFDSNAYETKQIFYPSKDGTKVPMFISAKKGTKLDGQNPTLLYGYGGFNISLTPTFSVANLVWMEMGGVYAVPNLRGGGEYGKAWHEGGMKANKQNVFDDFIAAAEWLIANHYTSTPKLAIYGGSNGGLLVGAAETQRPELFGAAMPAVGVMDMLRFHKFTIGWGWVSDYGSPDEPEAFAYIRKYSPLHNIKPGVAYPPTFITTADHDDRVVPGHSFKYAATLQAAQGGLAPILIRIETRAGHGGGRPTTKIIEENADRFGFLVHVLGMEEQVAGMRASN
- a CDS encoding aldehyde dehydrogenase family protein, producing the protein MGHETRGFLLDGKWISDRKPAEVRSPYDQSVIDTVAQATRADAEAGIAAAVRAFEVTRKLPAYERQRVLRKVAELIRA